One part of the Pristiophorus japonicus isolate sPriJap1 unplaced genomic scaffold, sPriJap1.hap1 HAP1_SCAFFOLD_553, whole genome shotgun sequence genome encodes these proteins:
- the LOC139254492 gene encoding zinc finger protein ZFP2-like translates to MESHKDTRTIEKPWKCGDCGKVFRSPSELEIHRRNHTGERPFTCPVCGKGFTGSSDLLTHQRVHTGERPFTCSVCGKGFTQSSNLVVHQRVHTGERPFTCSVCGKGFTRSSNLVAHQRDHTGERPFTCSECGKGFTDSSHLLIHQRVHTGERPFTCSECGNGFTTSSTLLTHQRVHTGERPFTCSECGKGFTQLSHLQSHQRVQTGERPFTCFECGKGFTDSSTLRRHQRVHTGERPFTCSECGKGFIHSSHLLRHQRVHTGERPFNCSECRKGFTTSSTLLKHQRVHTGERPFTCSECGKGFSQSSNLLRHQRVHK, encoded by the coding sequence atggagagtcacaaggatacccgcactatagagaaaccgtggaaatgtggtgactgtggaaaggtattcagatcaccatctgagctggaaattcatcgacgcaatcacactggggagaggccattcacctgccccgtgtgtgggaagggattcactgggtcatccgacctgctgacacaccagcgagttcacaccggagagaggccgttcacctgctccgtgtgtgggaagggattcactcagtcatccaaccttgtagttcaccagcgagttcacaccggggagaggccattcacctgctccgtgtgtgggaagggattcactcggtcatccaaccttgtagctcaccagcgagatcacactggggagaggccgttcacctgctctgagtgtgggaagggtttcactgattcatcccacctgctgatacatcagcgagttcacactggggagaggccgttcacctgctcagagtgtgggaatggattcactacatcatccaccctgctgacacaccagcgagttcacactggggagaggccgttcacctgctctgagtgtgggaagggattcactcagttatcccacctacagtcacaccagcgagttcagactggggagaggccgttcacctgctttgagtgtgggaagggattcactgattcatccaccttgcggagacaccagcgagttcacactggggagaggccgttcacctgctctgagtgtgggaagggattcattcattcatcccacctgctgagacaccaacgagttcacactggggagaggccgttcaactgttctgagtgtaggaagggattcactacatcatccaccctgttgaaacaccaacgagttcacactggggagaggccgttcacctgctctgagtgtgggaagggattcagtcagtcatccaacctgctgagacaccagcgagttcacaagtga